The region CCTCAACATCGCCGGGACGTGGGAGGACCACGACATCTTCGCGATGACCCTGGAGGACTGGGAGGCGCGGGACCGCTGAGGGCCCCGCCCTCGTAGGAGAGGGCATGGACGACGCACGGCCGCAGGCGCTCCGCTGGGCCGCACCCGCCAGGACGGCGGCGGGCGGCAGGTGGGCGGCCGCGCGGGCCGAGCGGGCGGCGGTCCGGGGTGCGCTGCGGGGCGACGCGGCGGCGCTGGACGTCCTGTTCCACGCGCACTGGCCCGCGGCCTACCGCGCCGCGTTGCTGATCGTGCGCGATCCGCACGCGGCGGAGGACATCGCGCAGGAGGGCTTCGTGGCGGCGAGCGGCGCGCTGGAGCGCTTCGACCGCTCGCGCCCGTTCGGCCCGTGGCTGCGGACGATCGTCGCGCGCCGGGCGATCGACGCCACCCGCGCCCGGGCGGTCCGGCGCGAGGTGGGCGACGAGGCGCTGCCGTTCCTGGCGGCGCCCGTGTCCGGCGAGCCGCGCGACGACCTCTTCACCGCGCTCGCCGCGCTGCCCGACGAGCAGCGGATCGTCGTCGTCCTGCGGCACCTGCTCGAGCTGACGCCGACCGAGATCGCCGACGTCGTCGGCATCCCCCGCGGCACCGTCAACTCCCGCCTGCGCCGCGGCCTCGACACGCTCGCCCAGGAGCTCGAGCGATGACCCCCGACTTCTCGACCCTCCGCGCGCCGAACGAAGAGCCCGCCCGCCGCCGCGCCCACGCCGTGGCGCGCCGCGCGCTGGAGGATCGGACGCCCGCTCCGCCGCCGCGCCCGGCCGAAGTGACGCGGCTCGGCGGCGGCTCGGCGCGGCTGCTGCTCGCGACGGCGGTCGCGGTCGCGGTCGGCGTGTTGCTCGCGAGCGCGCCCGGGCGGGCGACGGCGGATTGGGTGCGGGAGCGGATCGCGGCGGTGGCGGGTGAGGCGCCGAAGCGCGCGGTGGCTCCGAGGCGGGTCGCCTCGACGGTCGTCCCGGGCGGCGGGCGGATGCTGTCGGTCGCGCAGGACGGCCTGTTCGTCCTCGGCCTGCCGACCGGACCACGGCAGCTGCTCGGCCGGATCGACGCCGCGGCGTGGTCGCCGCACGGGCGCTTCGCGGTCGCGGTGCGGGGGATCGAGCTGATCGCGGTCGACCTCCAGGGCCGGCGGCGGTGGTCGTTCGCGGCTCGCCACCGGATCCGCTTCCCGG is a window of Conexibacter woesei Iso977N DNA encoding:
- a CDS encoding RNA polymerase sigma factor → MDDARPQALRWAAPARTAAGGRWAAARAERAAVRGALRGDAAALDVLFHAHWPAAYRAALLIVRDPHAAEDIAQEGFVAASGALERFDRSRPFGPWLRTIVARRAIDATRARAVRREVGDEALPFLAAPVSGEPRDDLFTALAALPDEQRIVVVLRHLLELTPTEIADVVGIPRGTVNSRLRRGLDTLAQELER